One stretch of Echeneis naucrates chromosome 11, fEcheNa1.1, whole genome shotgun sequence DNA includes these proteins:
- the LOC115051483 gene encoding uncharacterized protein LOC115051483, with translation MYVIFNLGRKQLSGVPCCCCCCFIHYLLLIRVSRCYFLRTHNDFSQFYSVIGGEFHNKARLPQNHPIAEQLPAPAGCCHVVGQTCCEDGESELTMDERGDFSLCGKAAVTEANLRDEYYWKLVADFIGPQSGEGLGLDEAPCKSRLLIQVGLLREDNNFPWIAIIDWLKRIFPRFQSADFRCLIERGIATTLSLGSEARLIFLESAVNFNFVGPICDSIGVERAHLLEMRDFSERAQSIEVTNGLILELSNFVAREKLAPVVIVSWLRNFNPEFCKTGDIKKAYRVIKAKIKKLKLYCRNYETRRHRRTPAMEAMLQSPFELVAKRAPKFVMKKRMRRDDSSYYEKVKIKDEYESYEIMQGEGPEMNKGIIKKTILRECVSLRDESGDNMDSMESSSGEEVSDKAEPLTLLDIAMLSFQKLSGVHGGKNAAYKQISFDLLKEQYILTCKEHPAMVEFEKKIYSLSEKISLAPPVVFLNYNANFLVGVHNAIEQHIVSFENDIIESRGEKLGRDKLPKFKKFVNLSESATSRYIHMAWGILSAQNPNMQNYKKHWVAFCEEKRNPSTLKVIQSNPLNNYFEAAAGLIHHHGEIALFISDLQSLNNDECPNVILESIAADANDSVIQSLVCVMAIIYCKVLGPYLRLLKGEGEYSFFGRHLLCLYQKFLDWSKHPSTLLEPEEDTNVFEQFPLEEKTFNGVFHYCGQWHTNRDLIRACLKQTIKVIATVTDEHLKDFLPGGKFSQVPSPDVSSQLASCTFSVLMAEYPFENSYSDEKKTPEKSSSHTNLSSDSSEEDGDDSGSFEDGSDQSSGFPAKRYGRNDDHSPKQKKVCKERAVRVEKEEVQENMDRDYIIATVRTNGGPCKTQQDVDKMMLRFDGKSRAEKREAVRCEILYHKMILNNKDPHLDCIFRNSTQMVMKLKLALPRIKPGYSLVLAPKKTKTKTGPTKPAAIANSESSSTQEL, from the exons ATgtatgttatttttaatttaggaagaaaacaactcTCCGGTGTtccgtgttgttgttgttgttgttttatacaTTACCTGCTGCTAATTCGCGTTAGCCGTTGCTACTTCCTACGGACACACAACGATTTTTCCCAGTTCTACTCTGTGATTGGCGGAGAGTTCCACAACAAAGCCCGCCTTCCGCAAAATCATCCAATCGCCGAGCAGCTTCCTGCTCCAGCCGGATGTTGTCATGTGGTGGGACAAACATGTTGTGAAGACGGTGAGTCGGAG CTAACGATGGATGAGCGTGGAGATTTCTCCCTGTGTGGAAAAGCAGCTGTAACTGAGGCTAATCTGA gaGATGAGTATTACTGGAAGCTTGTTGCTGATTTCATTGGTCCTCAGTCAGGGGAAGGATTAGGGCTTGACGAGGCACCATGCAAGAGCAGACTTTTGATTCAAGTTGGACTTCTGAGGGAGGACAATAATTTTCCTTGGATTGCCATCATCGATTGGCTCAAGAGAATTTTCCCCAGATTTCAGTCAGCTGATTTCCGTTGTTTGATAGAAAGAGGCATTGCAACAACATTGAGCCTTGGAAGTGAAGCGAGGCTGATATTTCTGGAATCAGCTGTCAACTTCAACTTTGTTGGCCCAATATGTGACAGCATTGGAGTTGAACGAGCTCATCTTTTGGAAATGAGGGATTTTTCAGAGCGAGCACAATCAATTGAAGTCACAAATGGATTGATTCTTGAGTTGAGCAACTTTGTTGCCAGGGAAAAACTTGCCCCAGTTGTTATAGTATCATGGCTTAGAAATTTCAACCCAGAGTTTTGTAAAACAGGGGATATTAAAAAGGCATATAGAGTCATTAAGGCTAAGATAAAAAAGCTAAAACTTTACTGCCGCAATTATGAAACAAGACGCCATAGGAGGACTCCAGCAATGGAAGCTATGCTTCAAAGTCCATTTGAACTGGTGGCTAAAAGAGCACCGAAATTTGTTATGAAGAAACGCATGAGAAGAGATGACTCTTCCTATTATGAGAAAGTCAAAATCAAGGATGAATATGAAAGTTATGAAATCATGCAAGGTGAGGGACCGGAGATGAACAAAGGAATCATAAAGAAAACTATACTGAGAGAGTGTGTCTCTCTTCGTGATGAAAGTGGTGACAATATGGATTCTATGGAGTCTAGCAGTGGGGAGGAAGTGTCAGATAAAGCAGAGCCTTTGACCCTGCTTGACATTGCAATGCTGTCCTTCCAAAAACTGTCAGGTGTGCATGGTGGGAAAAATGCAGCTTACAAGCAAATCTCATTTGATCTCCTCAAAGAGCAATATATTCTGACATGCAAGGAGCATCCAGCCATGGTGGAGTTTGAGAAAAAGATTTACTCACTCAGCGAAAAGATCTCACTCGCGCCTCCTGTGgtttttttaaactacaatGCCAATTTCCTGGTTGGTGTGCATAATGCAATTGAGCAGCATATTGTCAGCTTTGAGAATGACATAATTGAATCAAGAGGAGAGAAATTAGGTCGTGACAAGCTTCCGAAGTTCAAGaaatttgtgaatttgtcaGAAAGTGCCACTTCACGCTACATTCACATGGCCTGGGGTATCTTAAGTGCCCAAAACCCCAATATGCAAAATTATAAAAAACACTGGGTAGCCTTCtgtgaggaaaagagaaatCCTTCCACACTTAAAGTGATTCAGTCAAACCCATTAAACAACTACTTTGAAGCTGCAGCGGGTCTGATTCACCATCACGGAGAGATCGCTCTCTTTATCTCCGATTTGCAGTCATTGAACAATGACGAATGCCCAAATGTGATTCTTGAGAGCATTGCCGCTGATGCTAATGACTCAGTGATTCAGAGCCTTGTGTGCGTTATGGCCATTATTTATTGCAAAGTGCTCGGCCCTTACTTGCGGCTGCTGAAAGGCGAAGGAGAGTATTCATTCTTTGGCCGGCACCTGCTCTGTCTCTACCAAAAATTCCTTGACTGGTCTAAACACCCTTCGACTCTTCTGGAACCAGAAGAGGATACTAATGTTTTTGAGCAGTTCCCATTGGAAGAGAAAACCTTTAATGGAGTGTTTCATTACTGTGGTCAGTGGCACACAAATAGGGACCTAATCAGGGCTTGCTTGAAGCAGACAATAAAGGTGATTGCAACCGTCACTGATGAACATCTGAAAGACTTCTTGCCTGGAGGGAAATTTTCCCAAGTTCCCTCACCAGATGTGAGCTCACAATTGGCGAGTTGCACATTCTCTGTCCTGATGGCAGAGTACCCTTTTGAAAATTCGTACTCTGACGAGAAGAAAACACCCGAAAAGTcctcttcacacacaaacttgtCATCAGATAGCTCTGAGGAAGACGGTGACGACTCTGGTTCATTTGAAGACGGCTCTGATCAATCTTCTGGTTTCCCTGCTAAAAGGTACGGCCGGAACGATGACCACAGCCCCAAGCAGAAAAAAGTCTGCAAAGAACGGGCAGTAAGAGTAGAGAAAGAAGAAGTGCAGGAGAACATGGACAGGGATTACATCATAGCTACAGTGCGTACAAATGGGGGCCCATGCAAAACCCAGCAGGATGTCGACAAAATGATGCTGCGGTTTGATGGAAAATCCAGAGCAGAGAAACGAGAAGCAGTCCGCTGTGAGATACTGTACCACAAGATGATTCTCAACAACAAAGACCCACACTTGGATTGTATTTTCCGCAACAGCACACAAATGGTGATGAAGCTAAAGCTGGCACTCCCGCGCATTAAACCTGGATATTCTCTTGTTTTGGCACCCAAAAAGACCAAAACGAAGACCGGGCCCACAAAACCAGCTGCAATTGCAaacagtgaaagcagcagcacacaggaGCTCTAA
- the LOC115051048 gene encoding solute carrier family 52, riboflavin transporter, member 2-like, whose product MSGSRWGGAAVTHGLMALFAMGSWISVNSLWVELPVVVNTLPEEWNLPAYLSLLIAFGNLGPIAVTITHHCAPGRLNERLVIHGIQVLAVVASAFLAIFWSHTVTIAGEERSLPFLLLTFVLSLVCCTSNVTFLPFMFRYPPQYIQTFFIGQGLSALFPCIVALGQGVSKLECKTVNGTAKPEYLKESFPAQNFFWFLFVMLLVSALSFLALTRRQTESQGDAQPQEPDNAAGANNDKETHLLCNGETVVSEEQVQVEEQPPERTFWTPHNIYLLALLAISNALTNGVLPSVQSFTCLPYDTMTFHLSVVLGNIANPLACFLAMFVVLRSSSGLGFLSIAGGIFAAYLMALAALSPCPPLLGNPAGVALVVISWIVFTGLFSYLKVVIGTLLHEAGHAALLWCGISIQAGSLIGALTMFPLVNIYHVFTRAQECVDNCS is encoded by the exons ATGTCCGGCAGCCGGTGGGGCGGCGCCGCGGTGACCCACGGGCTCATGGCGCTGTTCGCCATGGGCTCCTGGATCTCCGTCAACAGCCTGTGGGTCGAGCTCCCGGTGGTGGTCAACACGCTGCCCGAAG AGTGGAACCTGCCTGCCTATCTCTCGTTGCTGATAGCGTTCGGGAACCTCGGGCCAATAGCAGTGACCATCACCCACCACTGCGCTCCGGGGCGTCTGAACGAGCGCCTGGTCATCCACGGCATCCAGGTGCTGGCTGTGGTAGCATCGGCCTTTTTGGCCATCTTCTGGTCACACACGGTCACAATCGCAGGAGAGGAAAGGTCGCTGCCTTTCCTGCTGCTCACCTTTGTGCTGTCTCTTGTCTGCTGTACGTCCAACGTCACCTTCCTGCCTTTCATGTTTCGTTACCCCCCGCAGTACATCCAGACGTTCTTCATTGGACAGGGGCTAAGTGCCTTGTTCCCCTGTATCGTGGCCTTAGGGCAAGGTGTCAGCAAGCTGGAATGTAAAACTGTGAACGGCACGGCGAAACCAGAGTATTTAAAAGAGAGCTTTCCTGCTCAGAACTTCTTCTGGTTCctgtttgtcatgttgttgGTCTCAGCTCTAAGTTTCCTGGCTTTGACTCGGAGGCAGACGGAATCACAGGGGGACGCCCAGCCACAAGAGCCTGACAATGCAGCGGGGGCAAATAATGACAAAGAGACTCATCTGCTCTGCAATGGAGAGACGGTGGTGTCTGAGGAGCAGGTGCAGGTGGAGGAACAGCCGCCTGAACGGACTTTCTGGACACCACACAACATCTACCTGCTGGCGTTGCTCGCCATCTCCAACGCCCTCACCAACGGAGTCCTGCCATCTGTGCAGAGTTTCACCTGTCTGCCTTATGACACCATGACCTTTCACCTTTCTGTGGTCCTCGGCAACATAGCAAACCCCTTGGCATGCTTTCTGGCCATGTTTGTCGTTCTCAG gTCTTCCTCGGGTCTCGGGTTCTTGTCTATAGCAGGGGGAATATTTGCGGCATATCTCATGGCATTAGCAGCTCTCAGCCCCTGTCCACCCCTCCTCGGAAACCCTGCTGGTGTGGCTTTAGTG GTCATCTCCTGGATTGTTTTCACCGGCCTCTTCTCATATCTGAAGGTGGTGATTGGGACTTTGCTTCATGAGGCGGGTCACGCTGCACTGCTCTGGTGTGGCATCTCCATCCAGGCCGGCTCCCTTATCGGAGCCCTCACCATGTTCCCCCTGGTCAACATCTACCACGTGTTTACCAGAGCTCAGGAGTGTGTGGATAActgcagctaa
- the slc52a3-2a gene encoding riboflavin transporter 2, giving the protein MAFLTHLLACLFGMGSWVSINGLWVELPLIVPQIPEGWFLPSYLSVLIQMANVGPLFVTLMHRFRPGALNEPAVIYVIVSVGTVASFLLGFFWTETVVVAGGPHSVALLVLTFFLAIVDCTSSVTFLPFMMRLKPQYLTTYFIGEGVSGLLPALVALIQGVGVVHCINSRTSLNHTLDANSSLTSDLQAQYQPANFSVEVFFFFLSAMMVVCLVAFLLLNFHPAVVRDHQNSRYTNGVKEESRKNRKWPEQKHMMDPHRPTIQKCKSSFGTGAYSRMQVFYIFATLAWVNALTNAVLPSVQSYSCMPYGNNAYHLSAIMAAVSNPLACFIAMFLPIRSLLLMGALTLAGSAAGAYIMSMAVLSPCPLLVNHTSGGVIIVLAWITFALTLSYVKVIIGLILRDEGHSALVWCGAVVQLGSLLGAVTMFPLVSLYSFFSSGDPCNTKCP; this is encoded by the exons ATGGCGTTTCTGACCCATCTGCTGGCGTGCCTCTTTGGTATGGGCTCCTGGGTTTCCATCAACGGCCTTTGGGTGGAGCTGCCTCTGATTGTCCCCCAGATCCCGGAGGGCTGGTTCCTGCCCTCGTACCTCTCAGTCCTGATCCAGATGGCCAACGTCGGGCCTCTCTTCGTCACCCTGATGCATCGTTTCCGGCCCGGCGCCCTGAATGAGCCGGCCGTCATATATGTGATCGTCAGCGTGGGTACTGTAGCCAGTTTCCTGCTGGGTTTCTTCTGGACGGAGACTGTCGTGGTGGCAGGCGGTCCTCACAGTGTAGCCCTCCTCGTCTTAACTTTCTTCCTGGCTATTGTTGACTGCACGTCCTCCGTGACCTTCCTGCCCTTCATGATGCGCCTCAAACCTCAGTATTTGACCACCTACTTCATCGGGGAGGGTGTGAGCGGGCTCCTGCCTGCTTTGGTGGCTCTGATCCAGGGCGTCGGGGTTGTCCACTGCATCAACAGCAGAACGTCTCTGAACCACACCCTGGACGCCAACAGctccctgacctctgacctccaggcCCAATATCAGCCAGCCAACTTCTCCGTCGaggtgtttttcttcttcctgagtGCCATGATGGTGGTGTGTCTGGTGGCGTTCCTGCTGTTGAACTTCCACCCGGCTGTGGTCAGGGATCACCAGAACAGTCGATACACAAACGGGGTGAAAGAGGAATCTCGGAAGAACAGGAAGTGGCCCGAGCAGAAGCACATGATGGATCCGCACAGACCCACAATCCAGAAGTGCAAGAGCAGCTTCGGCACCGGCGCTTACAGCCGGATGCAGGTGTTTTACATCTTTGCGACTCTGGCCTGGGTGAACGCTCTGACCAACGCGGTGCTGCCCTCGGTGCAGTCCTACTCATGCATGCCGTACGGAAACAACGCCTATCACCTGTCGGCCATCATGGCGGCAGTGTCCAACCCTCTGGCCTGCTTCATCGCCATGTTCCTCCCGATAAG GTCTCTGCTGTTGATGGGAGCGCTCACACTGGCTGGCAGTGCAGCTGGAGCTTACATCATGAGCATGGCGGTGCTGAGTCCGTGTCCGCTGCTGGTCAACCACACTTCAGGGGGCGTCATCATT GTGTTGGCCTGGATCACCTTTGCTCTCACTCTGTCCTACGTGAAGGTGATCATTGGCCTGATCCTGCGTGACGAGGGCCACAGCGCCCTGGTGTGGTGTGGAGCTGTGGTCCAGTTAGGATCTCTGCTGGGAGCCGTCACCATGTTTCCTCTGGTCAGCCTGTACAGCTTCTTCTCGTCAGGGGATCCGTGCAACACAAAGTGTCCTTAA